GTTTAACCTGTTGCCAAGCCGCTTCCTTTTGCTCTTGCGTAGCCTCTTCCAGGCGTAGCCCTTGCTGTCTGGTGATCTCTTCCACCTGGCGGAAACGCCGTTCGAACTTGCGATTCGCCACCTGCAAGGCGTTTTCAGCCTTATGGCCGAGGTGGCGCGCTAAGTTGACCGTGGCGAACAGCAGATCGCCAATCTCTTCCTCCAGTTTTTGCTCATCAACTACCGCCTGGCGGGCTTCATGCATCACCTCGTCGATCTCTTCATACACCTTGTCCAGCACGGGAGCTAAGGTGTTCCAGTCAAAGCCGACAGCAGCGCAGCGCTTTTGGATTTTGTGCGCTTTCATCAGCGCTGGCAGCGCCTGTGGGATATCGTCCAATGCCGAATACAGTGCCTTCTCGGCACGCTCATCGGCTTTCAGTTGCTCCCAACGCGCCGCCACGTTCTCGCTGTCGGCACCAAAAATGTGCGGATGACGGCGCTCCAGTTTGTCGCTGATAGCGTTGCACACTTCATCGAAATTGAACAACCCTTGTTCCTGCCCCATCTGGGCGTAAAATACCACCTGGAACAGCACGTCACCCAACTCGTCACGCAGGTCGGCGTAGTCCTGACGTTCAATGGCGTCCAGTACTTCGTAGGTCTCTTCCAGTGTATAAGGTGCGAGGGTGGCGAAGGTCTGCTGGCGATCCCATGAGCAACCCGCCTGCGGGTGGCGCAGCGTTGTCATAATATTCAGCAGGCGTTGCAGCGGGGGAGATGAAGTCATAGGAAAATCTCTGAGAATAAAAAAAGGATGGGCACTCATTTCTGTACCCGCACAGTTTATTGCCAATCGCATCCAGGCGCTGGTAGCCAAAACGATACGATTCGAAAGGCACAGGGGACTTAGTCGCCATGCAAACGTTTGGCGTCGATCACGTCTGGTAGTTGATTAAGCTTCGCCAACACCCGGCTCAGTACCAACTGGTTGTAGATTTCGATATCCATATCAATAGTAGCCAGTTGCTTTTTGGTGTCGCTGCGGCTAGCGACACCCAACACATTGACCTTCTCGTTGGCCAAAATGGTGGTGATGTCACGCAGCAGCCCACTGCGATCATTCGCCATCACACGCACGACCAGCGCATACCCGCTGGAATAGCTTTCCCCCCATACAGCATCGACGATACGCTCCGGTGCATGTGACTGTAGTTCAATCAACTGATCACAATCGGCACGGTGAATTGAGATGCCACGCCCCTGGGTGATAAAGCCGACGATAGGGTCGCCGGGGATCGGCTGGCAGCAGCGAGCAATGTAATGCATGAGGTTACCCACCCCTTCCACCACTACTCGGCCGTTGTCTTTACAGCGAGTTGGCGGCGGCGCTTTATGTTGCACCAGGTGGCGCAGCGCTTCGCGATCTTGTTCTTCGGCGCTCAGCTTATTGAACTTGCTTTGCAGGAAGTTCACCATTTGATTAAGGCGAATGTCGCCGCCACCGATCGCCGCCAATACCTCATCCAACGAGTGCATGTTATAGCGCGGGATCAGCAATTTTTCAGCCTCTTTCAGGTTGATGCCCAGGTGCGCTAACTCGTTATCCAACATTTGGCGCCCGGCGAGAATGTTCTTGTCACGATCTTGTTTGCGAAACCAGTGGTGGATCTTCGAACGCCCACGGCTAGTGGTCACGTAGCCCAGGTTGGGGTTCAACCAATCGCGGCTCGGGTTGGGCCGTTTTTGAGTGATGATCTCAATTTGATCACCCATCCGTAACTGATAAGTAAAAGGCACGATGCGGCCACCAACCTTGGCACCAATGCAACGGTGCCCCACATCACTGTGGATATGGTAGGCAAAGTCGAGCGGCGTCGACCCCGCCGGCAGATCCACGACATCACCTTTCGGGGTAAAGACATACACTCGGTCATCAAACACTTGGCTACGCACTTCATCGAGCATCTCGCCGGAGTCCGCCATCTCTTCCTGCCAGGTGATCAGTTTGCGCAACCAGGCGATGCGCTCCTCGTAACCAGAACGCATCGTCGCTCCGGCACCCTCTTTATATTTCCAGTGCGCGGCCACGCCTAGCTCGGCGTTTTCGTGCATCTGGCGGGTACGGATCTGGATTTCCAGCGTTTTACCACGTGGGCCAAGCACCACCGTGTGGATCGACTGATAGCCGTTGGGCTTCGGGTTGGCAACGTAATCGTCAAATTCGTTCGGTAGGTGACGGAAGTGGGTATGCACAATCCCTAGCGCGGCATAACAGTCCTGCAAACGCTCGACCACCACACGCACCGCCCGAACATCAAACAGTTCGTCAAAGGAAAGATGTTTTTTCTGCATCTTACGCCAGATGCTGTAGATGTGTTTCGGGCGTCCATAGATCTCAGCTTTGACGTTCTCATCAGCCATGGCACCGCGTAACGATGCAACGAAATCGTCGATAAATTGTTCGCGATCAATGCGGCGCTCATGCAGCAGATTGGCGATACGCTTGTATTCGTCCGGGTGCAGATAGCGGAAGCACAAATCCTCCAATTCCCATTTGATTTGACCGATGCCCAGGCGGTTGGCCAGCGGTGCATAGATATTGGAACACTCTTTGGCGGCCAACACGCGCTCATCTTCGGGCGCGTCCTTTACCTCACGTAGGTGGACGATGCACTCCGCCAGCTTGATCACCACACAGCGAAAATCCTCCACCATCGCCAACAACATACGACGCACATTGTCGACCTGCTCGTAGGCCATCGAACCATTTTGGGTGGCTTTCAGTTGACGGATAGCATCCATATCGCGCACACCATGTACCAGATAGGTGATCTCCTTGCCGAACGTT
The sequence above is drawn from the Serratia symbiotica genome and encodes:
- the mazG gene encoding nucleoside triphosphate pyrophosphohydrolase — encoded protein: MTSSPPLQRLLNIMTTLRHPQAGCSWDRQQTFATLAPYTLEETYEVLDAIERQDYADLRDELGDVLFQVVFYAQMGQEQGLFNFDEVCNAISDKLERRHPHIFGADSENVAARWEQLKADERAEKALYSALDDIPQALPALMKAHKIQKRCAAVGFDWNTLAPVLDKVYEEIDEVMHEARQAVVDEQKLEEEIGDLLFATVNLARHLGHKAENALQVANRKFERRFRQVEEITRQQGLRLEEATQEQKEAAWQQVKRQEN
- the relA gene encoding GTP diphosphokinase translates to MVAVRSAHLNTAVEFALDEWIASLGLTSPQSCERLATTWRYCEQQTQNYPNAPLLLWRGLEMVEILSTLSMDNDSMRAALLFPLADAGIVQEETLTATFGKEITYLVHGVRDMDAIRQLKATQNGSMAYEQVDNVRRMLLAMVEDFRCVVIKLAECIVHLREVKDAPEDERVLAAKECSNIYAPLANRLGIGQIKWELEDLCFRYLHPDEYKRIANLLHERRIDREQFIDDFVASLRGAMADENVKAEIYGRPKHIYSIWRKMQKKHLSFDELFDVRAVRVVVERLQDCYAALGIVHTHFRHLPNEFDDYVANPKPNGYQSIHTVVLGPRGKTLEIQIRTRQMHENAELGVAAHWKYKEGAGATMRSGYEERIAWLRKLITWQEEMADSGEMLDEVRSQVFDDRVYVFTPKGDVVDLPAGSTPLDFAYHIHSDVGHRCIGAKVGGRIVPFTYQLRMGDQIEIITQKRPNPSRDWLNPNLGYVTTSRGRSKIHHWFRKQDRDKNILAGRQMLDNELAHLGINLKEAEKLLIPRYNMHSLDEVLAAIGGGDIRLNQMVNFLQSKFNKLSAEEQDREALRHLVQHKAPPPTRCKDNGRVVVEGVGNLMHYIARCCQPIPGDPIVGFITQGRGISIHRADCDQLIELQSHAPERIVDAVWGESYSSGYALVVRVMANDRSGLLRDITTILANEKVNVLGVASRSDTKKQLATIDMDIEIYNQLVLSRVLAKLNQLPDVIDAKRLHGD